The Candidatus Hydrogenisulfobacillus filiaventi sequence TGGCCGGAGCCACCCGGCCCCTGGCCCCGGCCCGCTAGGCCGCCGCACAACAGCACCGCGCCCGGACAACAGTCCGGGCGCGGGCATTTGAGGGGCCGGCTCAGCGCTTGGAGAACTGCGGCGCCTTGCGCGCCTTCTTGAGCCCGTACTTCCGGCGCTCCTTCGCACGCGGATCCCGGGTCAGAAACCCCAGCTTCTTCAAGGTAGGCCGGAAGTTGCCGTCCACTTCCAGTAGGGCGCGGGCAATGCCCAGCCGGATGGCTCCCATCTGGCCGCTAAGGCCGCCACCCTCCACCCGGGCAAAGACATCCACCCGTCCCTCCAGGCCCGCTGCCTTGAGGGGGGCCAGCATCGGCCCGTGCAGCACGCTAACCGGGAAGTACTGCTCCAACCGCTTGCCGTTTACGTACACCCGGCCGGTGCCGGGAATAAGCCGGACCCGCGCCACGGCCTCCTTGCGCCGGCCTGTGGCCATGAACTGGGGATTGTTGCCCCGCATCACTTGACCTCCCACACCACAGGGTGCTGCTCACCGTGGGGATGCTCGGGACCGCGGTAAACCCGCAGCTTCTTGAACATGGCCCGCCCCAGCGTGTTCTTAGGCAGCATCCCCCGGATTGCCTTTTCCATGACAAATTCCGGCTTCTTCTGCAAGAGGTGCCGGTAAAGGGTGCGCTTCAGCCCGCCCGGGTAGCCGGAGTGATGGTAGTAATACTTCTGGTCCAGCTTACGCCCGGTCAGCACCACCTGGGCGGCATTGATGACGATCACGTAGTCCCCCGTATCGATATTGGGGGTAAAGATGGGCTTGTGCTTGCCCTTGAGCAGGGATGCCGCCGCGCTTGCCACCCGGCCGAGCGGCTTGCCCGCCGCGTCGATCACGTACCAGCTGCGGACGACGTCCCCCCGCTTGGCGCTGTAGGTGGACATGCCGATCATGGTTGGACTCCCTCCCGACCCACCGTTGCCGGCTCCCCGCCGGCAAACAAACATCGGTATTTTAGGGTTCCGGACGGGTCCTGTCAAGGAAGGCCGGGGGGCGGCCCGCCCGCGGGTCCCGGCCGTAGCCATCTGCGGGCTCCCGCCGGCTTGCCGCCCCGGCCGATTCCGCCCGGAAAGGATACCCGGCCCTGCCCCCTCTCCTGACCCCGGCAGTACTATCGTCCACTAAATGACAATATTGCATTGAAATTCCTGTTTTTGTATACTGTGGCATGTTTCCTTATGGAAACCCCGGGCGGTCCCGGAGCCGCCCGGCATTTCAACCTGCTGGAGGTCTCGCCCGAATGAGCAACCGATTGAAAACATCCCGAATTGCGGCCTGGCTGGCGGCGGTCAGCCTGGGCATGCCCCTGGCGGGGGTCCTGCCCGCGGGCCGCGCCGCGGCAGCTCCCCTGCACGGACCGGCCAAGTTAAGCCTGGCCGGACAGCAACAGCGCCTGAGCCAGCCGCTGGTACCAACCCCTCTGTCGGTCGCCGACCGCGCCGCGTCCCGGTTCTTCCCCTCGCAGTGGATCCAGGTGGAAGCCAACCAGCAGCACGACCCGGTGTTCGTGACCCGGCCCGGGGCCCCCGGCTTCCTGACCCGCGGTACCTTCTGGGGTACCCCCCTCACCGGCAATGAGTTCTGGCGCTTGGCCCGCGCCTTCTCCCGCTATCCGGACGCCCAGGCC is a genomic window containing:
- a CDS encoding protein of unknown function (Evidence 5 : Unknown function) — protein: MKFLFLYTVACFLMETPGGPGAARHFNLLEVSPE
- the rpsI gene encoding ribosomal protein S9 (Evidence 2a : Function from experimental evidences in other organisms; PubMedId : 12682299, 19653700, 22720735; Product type s : structure), which gives rise to MRGNNPQFMATGRRKEAVARVRLIPGTGRVYVNGKRLEQYFPVSVLHGPMLAPLKAAGLEGRVDVFARVEGGGLSGQMGAIRLGIARALLEVDGNFRPTLKKLGFLTRDPRAKERRKYGLKKARKAPQFSKR
- the rplM gene encoding ribosomal protein L13 (Evidence 2a : Function from experimental evidences in other organisms; PubMedId : 10781545, 12682299, 23504016, 22720735; Product type s : structure); amino-acid sequence: MIGMSTYSAKRGDVVRSWYVIDAAGKPLGRVASAAASLLKGKHKPIFTPNIDTGDYVIVINAAQVVLTGRKLDQKYYYHHSGYPGGLKRTLYRHLLQKKPEFVMEKAIRGMLPKNTLGRAMFKKLRVYRGPEHPHGEQHPVVWEVK